The following proteins are encoded in a genomic region of Gossypium hirsutum isolate 1008001.06 chromosome D05, Gossypium_hirsutum_v2.1, whole genome shotgun sequence:
- the LOC107905508 gene encoding uncharacterized protein isoform X2: protein MPTKTRSQVSSERQKWDQIFEGLVGMLKTQQQQLETLTKERKILGDRINMQYERWTSDVRLYEDHISQMSTDLESKEMTRLLEAAKADMMVGLKQREAFLCKLKLEETSDELTDFRIWFDILCKNSNDVSLRDPKGTKKGMLGDEDIGSKSVTLKTLEGNLRRLKLKYENLASEKSCQIAALMAENKFAWNQFNIMETQFTDKLNSKNFELDKANRKIEALISNMEELRSSNAEKDEMIQILKSELSQKEADASRFHEVSKMSRQVEFLRKPRSSSHTPVIKHCTAREGTVLGDENGGGNKCSVNMKKGSSAPHVHDSLKDNGRKFEEEKG, encoded by the exons ATGCCCACGAAAACGCGGTCTCAAGTCTCATCGGAGCGTCAGAAATGGGATCAAATCTTTGAAGGTTTAGTTGGTATGCTTAAAACACAGCAACAACAGCTTGAAACACTTACTAAAGAAAGAAAGATCCTCGGAGATCGGATCAATATGCAATATGAACGATGGACCTCTGATGTTCGTCTCTATGAAGATCACATATCTCAG ATGAGTACTGATCTGGAATCGAAAGAAATGACGCGTTTGCTTGAGGCTGCTAAAGCCGATATGATGGTAGGATTGAAGCAAAGAGAAGCTTTTCTTTGCAAGTTGAAATTAG AGGAAACATCGGATGAATTGACTGATTTCAGAATCTGGTTTGACATCCTCTGTAAAAATTCAAAT GATGTTTCTCTTAGGGACCCCAAAGGAACCAAAAAGGGAATGTTGGGAGATGAGGATATCGGTTCAAAGTCTGTTACTTTGAAGACATTGGAGGGCAATTTAAGAAGGCTAAAGCTCAAATATGAAAATCTTGCTTCGGAAAAGAGTTGTCAAATTGCTGCACTTATGGCAGAGAATAAGTTCGCATGGAACCAGTTCAACATTATGGAAACTCAGTTTACAGATAAGTTAAACAGCAAGAATTTTGAACTTGACAAAGCTAACAGGAAAATTGAGGCACTTATTTCCAATATGGAGGAGCTGAGGTCATCAAATGCCGAAAAGGATGAAATGATCCAGATATTAAAATCCGAATTATCTCAAAAGGAGGCTGATGCAAGTAGATTTCATGAAGTTTCTAAAATGTCGAGGCAGGTAGAGTTCTTAAGGAAGCCTAGAAGTTCATCTCATACGCCTGTAATAAAACATTGTACAGCTAGGGAAGGAACTGTTTTGGGAGACGAGAATGGCGGCGGCAACAAATGCAGCGTAAACATGAAGAAAGGAAGCTCCGCTCCACATGTTCATGATTCTCTGAAGGACAATGGAAGG